One part of the Sorangiineae bacterium MSr11954 genome encodes these proteins:
- the hrpA gene encoding ATP-dependent RNA helicase HrpA: MSTDSPVHDEQDEHQPRGSSPIQFPPELPISARVSDIATAIHEHQVVIVAGATGSGKTTQLPKIALAMGRGLELRIGVTQPRRIAATSVAARVASELGSPLGTDVGYQIRFEDRTSPRTYVKFMTDGILLAEIQGDPLLRHYDTLVIDEAHERSLTIDFLLGWLKRLLPQRPDLKVIVSSATLETERFSEFFGGAPVIQVEGRTYPVDVLYEPPPDDVDLPEAVANAVANVTSLDPRGDILVFLPGEREIRETENELLARDLRHTVVQPLYARLSAAEQAKVFASIPQRRVILATNVAETSLTIPGIVYVIDAGLARLSRYEPRSGTTRLQIEAISQASADQRKGRCGRVREGICVRLYDEQSFAARPAFTDPEIKRTGLAGVILRMKALGLGDVEDFPFLDPPQPKAIAEGYRVLEELGALGPKRDLTPLGERLARFPVDPRIGRMILAGSELGCLREVLVIAAALNIQDPRERPRDAQQKADEQHRKFRDERSDFVGLLRLWDFVREAERKGKSHLRRVCKESFLSFLRIREWGEIHRQLTEVVRDMRIPAEAGAKTAQANDEALHRALVTGLLSKIGMWHPENRIYMGAKQTRFAIHPSSSLAKKAPAWIMAFELVETTQLFARTAAKIEPDWLLDAAPHLLKRSYSDPHWSEKSARASVREHATLFGLPVARDRSVDYASVAPAEARRMFLEHALVRGEYKTKGAFQQKNGELLAEVARLRDKARRSDMLADDDALLEFFDRRVPENVVNGKTFEAWREQAEKADPKLLLLSLDDVLQGEQNLSPKDYPERISLHGATLAVTYRFDPSADDDGITLTVPLVLLPQLAPGELDWTIPGWHQEKLAALLYELPRSIRRDLGEIPELARALASRTKPFSGPMIPTLTRAIADITGVDVPEDAFRPDMVAAYLRLTCRVVGEDGKVVAQSRNVDDLLKQHGAQARAVWQKAAPSLTWERKGLTTWDFSELPPFIVQRVAKTEIRSYPALVDRGSSVDRVLLESSVAAEAASRAGIRRLFVLGAKGAISSIAPRIPPAFARPNGALTSRAENETFREMTLMRIVDMAFGLGEDTPLPHQKNEFERMLAAGAPRVAPVFRLFADAIAAVASELDKTLRALKTASKHPSGRAAIVDIYAQLEHLFPVDLMASITLPRLEHFPRYLRAAQARLGRAVTDPRKDTDKLAPFAPLWSSFLAKRASARDPLAVRELRWAFEELRVAIFAPELKTAVPVSIAKVSAALAALRA; this comes from the coding sequence ATGTCCACCGATTCCCCTGTGCACGACGAGCAGGACGAGCACCAGCCCCGCGGCAGCTCGCCCATTCAGTTCCCACCGGAGCTGCCGATCTCGGCGCGCGTGTCCGACATCGCGACCGCCATCCACGAGCACCAGGTCGTCATTGTCGCGGGCGCCACGGGCTCCGGAAAAACCACGCAGCTGCCGAAGATCGCGCTGGCGATGGGCCGCGGGCTCGAGCTTCGCATCGGCGTGACGCAGCCTCGGCGCATCGCCGCCACCAGCGTGGCGGCGCGGGTGGCCAGCGAGCTCGGTTCCCCGCTGGGCACCGACGTGGGCTACCAGATTCGCTTCGAGGATCGGACCTCCCCGCGCACGTACGTGAAGTTCATGACGGACGGCATCCTCCTCGCCGAGATCCAAGGCGATCCGCTGCTCCGCCACTACGACACGCTCGTCATCGACGAGGCGCACGAGCGGAGCCTGACCATCGATTTTCTGCTCGGGTGGCTGAAACGCCTGCTCCCCCAGCGGCCCGATTTGAAGGTGATCGTGAGCTCCGCCACCCTGGAGACCGAGCGCTTCTCGGAGTTCTTCGGCGGGGCGCCGGTCATTCAGGTCGAGGGCCGCACCTATCCCGTCGACGTCCTCTACGAGCCGCCGCCCGACGACGTGGACCTCCCCGAGGCGGTCGCCAACGCCGTCGCCAACGTGACCTCGCTCGATCCGCGCGGCGACATCCTGGTCTTCCTGCCCGGCGAACGCGAGATCCGCGAGACGGAGAACGAGCTGCTCGCGCGCGATCTCCGGCACACCGTCGTCCAGCCGCTCTACGCGCGCCTCTCGGCCGCCGAGCAGGCCAAGGTCTTCGCCAGCATCCCCCAACGGCGCGTCATCCTGGCCACCAACGTCGCCGAGACGTCGCTCACCATCCCCGGCATCGTGTATGTCATCGACGCGGGCCTCGCGCGGCTCTCGCGCTACGAACCCCGCTCGGGCACCACGCGCCTGCAGATCGAAGCCATCTCGCAGGCGAGCGCCGATCAACGAAAAGGGCGGTGCGGCCGCGTGCGCGAGGGCATCTGCGTGCGCCTCTACGACGAGCAGAGCTTCGCCGCGCGCCCCGCGTTCACCGATCCGGAGATCAAGCGGACGGGCCTGGCCGGCGTGATCCTGCGCATGAAGGCGCTCGGCCTGGGCGACGTCGAGGACTTCCCCTTCCTCGACCCGCCGCAACCCAAGGCCATCGCCGAAGGGTACCGCGTGCTCGAGGAGCTGGGCGCGCTGGGCCCCAAGCGCGATCTCACCCCGCTCGGCGAGCGCCTCGCGCGTTTCCCGGTCGATCCCCGCATCGGGCGCATGATCCTCGCGGGCTCCGAGCTGGGCTGCCTTCGCGAGGTCCTCGTCATCGCGGCGGCGCTCAACATCCAAGATCCGCGCGAGCGCCCGCGCGACGCGCAGCAAAAAGCCGACGAGCAGCACCGAAAATTTCGCGACGAGCGCTCGGATTTCGTCGGGCTGCTCCGCTTATGGGATTTCGTTCGGGAGGCGGAGCGCAAAGGCAAATCCCATTTGCGCAGGGTCTGCAAAGAGAGCTTTCTATCGTTTCTTCGGATCCGCGAGTGGGGCGAGATTCATCGGCAGCTCACCGAGGTGGTGCGCGACATGCGCATCCCCGCGGAGGCGGGCGCCAAGACCGCGCAGGCGAACGACGAGGCGCTGCACCGGGCGCTCGTCACCGGGCTCCTCTCCAAAATTGGAATGTGGCACCCCGAAAATCGCATCTACATGGGCGCGAAGCAAACCCGATTTGCCATTCATCCCTCTTCGTCGCTGGCGAAGAAGGCGCCCGCGTGGATCATGGCCTTCGAGCTGGTCGAAACGACGCAGCTCTTCGCGCGCACGGCGGCGAAGATCGAGCCCGATTGGCTGCTCGATGCGGCGCCCCATTTGCTGAAACGCAGCTACTCCGATCCGCATTGGTCGGAGAAATCGGCGCGCGCATCGGTGCGGGAGCACGCGACGCTCTTCGGGTTGCCCGTCGCCCGCGATCGCAGCGTGGACTACGCGAGCGTGGCGCCGGCCGAGGCGCGGCGCATGTTCCTCGAGCACGCGCTCGTCCGCGGCGAGTACAAAACCAAGGGCGCCTTCCAGCAAAAGAACGGGGAGCTCCTGGCCGAGGTCGCGCGGCTGCGGGACAAGGCGCGCCGGAGCGACATGTTGGCGGACGACGACGCGCTCCTGGAGTTCTTCGACCGCCGCGTGCCCGAAAACGTAGTGAACGGAAAGACCTTCGAAGCGTGGCGCGAGCAGGCCGAGAAGGCCGACCCAAAGCTCTTGCTCCTCTCCTTGGACGACGTGCTCCAGGGCGAGCAAAACCTCTCGCCCAAAGACTACCCCGAACGAATAAGCCTCCACGGCGCCACCTTGGCCGTCACCTATCGGTTCGATCCATCGGCCGACGACGATGGCATCACCCTCACCGTCCCCCTCGTCCTCTTGCCGCAGCTGGCCCCCGGCGAGCTCGATTGGACCATTCCGGGTTGGCACCAAGAGAAGCTCGCCGCCCTCCTTTACGAGCTCCCGCGATCCATCCGGCGCGATTTGGGCGAAATCCCGGAGCTCGCGCGCGCCTTGGCCTCGCGCACCAAACCGTTCAGCGGTCCGATGATTCCAACCCTGACGCGGGCCATCGCCGACATCACCGGGGTCGATGTTCCGGAGGATGCATTTCGACCCGATATGGTCGCCGCGTACCTGCGTCTCACGTGCCGCGTGGTGGGCGAGGACGGCAAAGTCGTCGCGCAGAGCCGCAATGTCGACGATCTCTTGAAGCAGCATGGCGCGCAGGCGCGCGCCGTTTGGCAAAAGGCCGCCCCCTCGCTCACCTGGGAGCGAAAGGGGCTCACCACCTGGGACTTCAGCGAGCTGCCCCCGTTCATCGTGCAGCGCGTGGCCAAGACGGAGATCCGCAGCTATCCGGCGCTGGTGGATCGCGGCTCGTCGGTGGATCGGGTGCTCCTCGAGTCGTCGGTCGCCGCGGAGGCCGCGTCGCGCGCCGGCATCCGCCGCCTGTTCGTGCTCGGCGCGAAGGGCGCCATCTCCTCCATCGCGCCGCGCATCCCCCCTGCGTTTGCCCGCCCCAACGGCGCCCTGACATCGCGCGCCGAAAACGAAACATTCCGCGAAATGACCTTGATGCGCATCGTGGATATGGCCTTTGGCCTCGGTGAAGATACCCCACTACCGCACCAAAAGAACGAATTCGAACGCATGCTCGCGGCCGGCGCGCCGCGCGTCGCGCCGGTCTTCCGTCTCTTCGCCGACGCCATCGCCGCCGTCGCCTCGGAGCTCGACAAGACCTTGCGCGCGCTCAAAACCGCCTCCAAGCACCCGAGCGGGCGCGCCGCCATCGTCGACATCTACGCGCAGCTCGAGCACCTGTTCCCCGTGGACCTGATGGCCTCGATCACCTTGCCGCGCCTCGAGCACTTTCCGCGCTACCTCCGCGCCGCCCAAGCTCGATTGGGCCGCGCGGTCACCGATCCCCGCAAAGACACGGACAAGCTCGCCCCCTTCGCCCCGCTCTGGTCCAGCTTCCTCGCCAAACGCGCAAGCGCCCGCGATCCCCTCGCGGTGCGCGAGCTTCGATGGGCCTTCGAAGAGCTGCGCGTCGCCATCTTCGCCCCCGAGCTGAAAACGGCCGTTCCCGTATCCATCGCCAAGGTGTCGGCCGCCCTCGCGGCGTTGCGAGCTTGA
- a CDS encoding sigma 54-interacting transcriptional regulator translates to MVHLRPSDGYRQLVVLEVGSDQAVAPEPGSTRLPSMTAWRVVAKHRCAASIDVNLGRIERVEADGEDAPVPRSGTGDSLESGETRQRLLERGITHVFVLPLRGARGEIEGMISLEAECRAAVGQPFIWRACASRLRMLADIATPHLTALPLRPVVTHDQDPLLPVQGQAMKGIVRMLRVFAQQDETILLSGATGTGKSRLARWCHERSPYRKGPFEVLDLSTVPEDLQLAELFGWRKGAFTGAARDHGGAVERAGKGTLFIDEIDKLSMRAQAGLLYMLETRAYRVLGDSGGERRAHARFVVGTNANLQAAVRAQRFREDLYYRINVLPVRLPSLSERPDEIPTWARYMLERRHGERVPNGTINLTPAAEHRLLAYAWPGNLRQLDNVMRRAYTVALAEHGGELPHTLTVDEPHLARALAYEDVEPGRSLVELLHAAATAFVREAERHAAQGRPLELDLAGVFPGLVLAAATEKLESRDEAFRLFGRDAQVKSRNHHRVLRRELERVEAFCRALGIDAGSPFGRLLDGLTEDG, encoded by the coding sequence ATGGTCCATCTACGGCCATCCGATGGATATCGGCAGCTCGTGGTGCTGGAGGTCGGAAGTGACCAGGCCGTCGCGCCCGAGCCGGGGTCCACGCGGCTTCCCTCCATGACGGCGTGGCGCGTGGTGGCGAAGCATCGTTGTGCTGCCTCCATCGACGTCAATCTTGGACGCATCGAGCGGGTCGAGGCCGATGGCGAGGACGCGCCGGTGCCGAGGAGCGGGACAGGGGATTCGCTCGAGTCGGGCGAGACGCGGCAGCGGCTCCTCGAGCGCGGCATCACCCATGTCTTCGTGCTCCCGCTGCGGGGGGCCCGCGGTGAGATCGAGGGCATGATTTCGCTCGAGGCCGAGTGCCGGGCGGCGGTGGGGCAACCCTTCATCTGGCGCGCGTGCGCTTCGCGTTTGCGCATGCTCGCCGATATCGCGACGCCGCACCTTACGGCCCTGCCGCTTCGGCCGGTGGTCACCCACGACCAAGATCCGCTGCTGCCCGTTCAAGGGCAGGCGATGAAAGGTATCGTGCGCATGCTGCGGGTGTTCGCGCAGCAGGACGAGACCATCCTCTTGTCCGGCGCGACCGGCACCGGCAAATCGCGCCTGGCGCGGTGGTGCCACGAGCGCTCGCCGTACCGCAAAGGACCCTTCGAGGTGCTCGACCTCTCGACGGTGCCGGAAGATCTGCAGCTCGCGGAGCTGTTCGGCTGGCGCAAAGGCGCCTTTACGGGCGCCGCGCGCGATCACGGCGGCGCCGTCGAGCGGGCCGGCAAGGGCACGTTGTTCATCGACGAGATCGACAAGCTGTCGATGCGCGCCCAAGCGGGCCTGCTCTACATGCTGGAGACCCGTGCATACCGCGTCCTCGGCGACAGCGGCGGCGAGCGACGCGCCCATGCGCGCTTCGTGGTGGGCACGAATGCCAATTTGCAGGCGGCCGTGCGCGCGCAACGCTTTCGGGAGGACCTTTATTATCGCATCAACGTCCTGCCCGTCCGTCTCCCATCCCTCAGCGAACGGCCCGACGAGATCCCGACGTGGGCACGCTACATGCTTGAGCGGCGGCACGGAGAACGGGTCCCCAATGGCACGATCAACCTCACCCCGGCCGCGGAACACCGGCTGCTCGCGTACGCGTGGCCCGGAAATCTACGGCAGCTGGATAATGTGATGCGCCGCGCGTACACGGTCGCTTTGGCGGAGCACGGGGGCGAGCTTCCGCACACGCTCACCGTCGACGAGCCGCACCTCGCGCGCGCGCTCGCGTACGAAGACGTGGAGCCCGGGCGATCGCTCGTCGAGCTGCTCCACGCGGCGGCGACGGCGTTCGTGCGCGAGGCCGAGCGTCATGCGGCGCAAGGAAGGCCGCTGGAGCTGGATCTGGCGGGCGTGTTTCCGGGCCTGGTGCTGGCGGCGGCGACGGAGAAGCTCGAGAGCCGCGACGAGGCCTTTCGCCTCTTCGGACGCGACGCCCAGGTCAAGAGCCGGAACCATCACCGCGTGCTGCGGCGCGAGCTCGAACGGGTCGAAGCGTTTTGTCGCGCGCTCGGGATCGACGCGGGCTCTCCGTTCGGCCGGCTCCTCGACGGGCTCACCGAAGATGGTTGA
- the mug gene encoding G/U mismatch-specific DNA glycosylase, whose product MPDVIAPNLAVLFCGINPGLWSGATGRHFARPGNRFWPALYASGFTPRRYAPGEQESLVTFGLGITNVVARATASADELTRDEYQAGYVTLAAKVRRYTPVWLAVVGVVAYRFAFGRPKAVVGKQDETIGTTRIWVLPNPSGLNAHWTPAALAGEFARLRREAVGARRGPRA is encoded by the coding sequence ATTCCCGACGTCATCGCGCCCAATCTGGCGGTGCTCTTCTGCGGCATCAACCCCGGCCTATGGTCCGGCGCCACAGGTCGCCATTTTGCGCGGCCCGGGAATCGGTTTTGGCCTGCCTTGTATGCGTCGGGCTTTACGCCGCGGCGGTATGCGCCGGGTGAGCAAGAGTCGCTCGTGACCTTCGGACTCGGCATTACGAATGTCGTGGCGCGCGCGACGGCCAGCGCCGATGAGCTCACGCGCGACGAGTACCAGGCGGGCTATGTCACTTTGGCCGCGAAGGTGCGGAGGTACACACCGGTATGGCTCGCCGTCGTCGGCGTCGTGGCCTATCGGTTTGCGTTCGGGCGGCCCAAGGCGGTGGTGGGCAAACAAGACGAGACCATCGGCACGACCCGCATTTGGGTATTGCCCAATCCAAGTGGGCTCAACGCCCATTGGACGCCTGCGGCGCTCGCCGGCGAGTTTGCCCGCCTAAGGCGCGAAGCGGTCGGCGCCCGCCGCGGACCCCGCGCTTGA
- a CDS encoding PQQ-dependent sugar dehydrogenase: MAQRIVVVSAVGAVVLVAGAALWLRSRDGRDAPSTAAIDGRALYMERCAVCHGKDVEGAQGPSLRGIVGRNAGGDARFGYSRAMRAATWTWDPATLDRFLDEPSALVPGTTMALSTRSAPERKALIDYLATVKGADDKAPPSTSGHGGFRSDGPGVRHRVTVAELPAPFATESVRNNAKVVDPPPGAEPSVPPGFHAALFAKDLKGPRLLRAAPNGDLFVAASDAGEIQVLRPRPDGSGAESVETFAKGLDDPFGIAFFPPGPSPQWVYVAEVNAVRRYPYANGDKTARGPAETVVARLAATGGGHTMRDLAFSNDGRRMFVSVGSASNVAEGLPVLAPEAIRAFEATNGVGSTWGAEERRADVLAFDPDGKNARVFATGIRNCSGLTVHPKTHDVWCATNERDKLGDDLVPDYVTRVREGGFYGWPWYYLGDHEDPRHAGARRDLAGKSVVPDVLLQSHSAPLQISFYEGTLFPPEYREGAYVALHGSWNRGGRTGYKIVRVLTQAGVPTGEYEDFMTGFVIDDAKVWARPVGVTAGKDGALFVGEDGNGTIWRVTYR; the protein is encoded by the coding sequence GTGGCTCAGCGCATCGTGGTCGTCTCCGCCGTGGGTGCCGTCGTGTTGGTGGCGGGAGCGGCTTTGTGGCTCCGTTCGCGCGATGGTCGAGACGCGCCCTCGACGGCCGCGATCGACGGTCGCGCGCTCTACATGGAGCGCTGCGCCGTTTGCCATGGGAAGGACGTCGAGGGCGCGCAGGGCCCGTCCTTGCGCGGGATCGTGGGGCGCAACGCGGGGGGCGATGCGCGCTTTGGTTATTCACGCGCCATGCGCGCCGCCACATGGACCTGGGACCCCGCGACCTTGGATCGGTTCCTCGATGAGCCGAGCGCGCTCGTGCCCGGAACCACGATGGCGCTCTCGACCCGCTCGGCCCCCGAGCGCAAGGCCCTCATCGACTACTTGGCCACGGTGAAGGGCGCGGACGACAAGGCGCCTCCCTCCACATCGGGTCATGGCGGCTTTCGAAGCGATGGGCCCGGCGTGCGCCATCGCGTGACGGTGGCCGAGCTGCCGGCTCCCTTTGCCACGGAGTCCGTGCGCAACAATGCCAAGGTGGTCGACCCTCCCCCGGGCGCGGAGCCCTCGGTCCCACCGGGCTTTCACGCCGCGCTGTTCGCAAAGGACTTGAAGGGTCCTCGCCTGCTCCGCGCCGCGCCCAATGGCGATTTGTTCGTGGCCGCCAGCGATGCCGGTGAAATCCAGGTGCTTCGCCCGCGCCCCGACGGCTCCGGCGCGGAGAGCGTGGAGACGTTCGCCAAGGGGCTCGACGATCCCTTTGGAATCGCCTTTTTTCCGCCTGGCCCATCGCCCCAGTGGGTTTACGTGGCCGAGGTCAACGCCGTGCGGCGCTATCCGTACGCAAACGGCGACAAGACCGCGCGCGGGCCCGCCGAGACGGTGGTCGCCCGCCTCGCGGCCACCGGGGGTGGTCACACCATGCGCGATCTGGCCTTCTCGAACGATGGCCGGCGCATGTTCGTCTCCGTGGGCTCCGCGTCCAATGTGGCCGAGGGCTTGCCGGTGCTCGCGCCCGAGGCGATCCGCGCCTTCGAGGCCACGAACGGTGTGGGCTCGACGTGGGGCGCGGAAGAGCGAAGGGCCGATGTCCTCGCGTTTGACCCCGATGGCAAGAACGCGCGCGTCTTCGCGACGGGTATCCGCAATTGTTCGGGCTTGACGGTGCACCCGAAGACCCACGACGTGTGGTGCGCCACCAACGAGCGCGACAAGCTCGGCGACGATCTGGTCCCCGATTACGTCACCCGCGTGCGCGAGGGTGGCTTTTACGGGTGGCCCTGGTACTACCTGGGCGACCACGAGGATCCGCGCCATGCGGGCGCGCGAAGAGACCTCGCGGGCAAGTCGGTCGTGCCCGACGTGCTGTTGCAATCGCACTCGGCCCCGCTGCAAATATCGTTTTACGAAGGTACCCTATTTCCGCCCGAGTACCGCGAGGGCGCCTATGTCGCGCTCCACGGCTCGTGGAACCGAGGTGGACGCACGGGCTACAAAATCGTGCGCGTCCTCACGCAGGCGGGGGTCCCCACCGGGGAATACGAAGACTTCATGACCGGGTTCGTGATCGACGACGCGAAGGTTTGGGCGCGGCCCGTGGGCGTGACCGCCGGCAAAGACGGCGCGCTCTTCGTGGGCGAAGATGGCAATGGAACGATCTGGCGCGTGACCTACCGCTGA
- a CDS encoding DUF2892 domain-containing protein: MKTLPDLGYDRVRAHTAPVVNARIDRQTEGAMHRALTSEETAGTRLAELDREWDIDRALMAFAGAAGSVSLYAGRFKNRKWFYLLGVQLGFLVAHAATGWCPPVALFRRMGVRTRQEIDAERQALQAVLREKLLPAGTVGA; this comes from the coding sequence ATGAAGACGCTGCCTGACTTGGGATACGACCGCGTGCGGGCCCATACGGCCCCCGTCGTCAATGCTCGGATCGATCGACAGACCGAGGGCGCCATGCACCGCGCGCTCACCAGCGAGGAAACGGCCGGCACCCGGCTCGCGGAGCTGGATCGCGAGTGGGACATCGATCGTGCGTTGATGGCCTTCGCCGGCGCGGCGGGGTCCGTGTCGCTCTACGCTGGGCGGTTCAAGAATCGGAAATGGTTCTACCTGCTCGGCGTGCAGCTCGGCTTTTTGGTCGCCCACGCCGCGACCGGGTGGTGCCCGCCCGTCGCGCTCTTCCGCCGCATGGGCGTGCGCACCCGCCAGGAGATCGACGCCGAGCGCCAGGCGCTGCAGGCCGTGCTGCGCGAGAAGCTCCTGCCGGCCGGAACGGTCGGCGCCTAG
- a CDS encoding VCBS repeat-containing protein, producing the protein MVERALSGVLAAGILTMVAGCAAGPGPRAHTAEPISDVYRPLPSFESAMDGSFATGVAFADLDGDGLPDMIVGNGNDMSPQPLMVYYNHCSAQQTSCFNHYPDWYSDDIDYLGAVALGDIDHDGRLDVAVSVTMDKRRLTRGGGIKIYMNQGGRLESLPSQRIAEGYGTFDNALADVNADGLLDLVVPGFNLPATEPVQKGPHAVRRSFARVEREPTRIYLNEGGKLHGTSDWKSENRVFGLGVVAADLDQDGWMDFAIAGEAAFVYRGGPPRGNAIPIDRKPSWVSEQTRAPVTFVDAGRIGIGPGLTLAAARGCFPGDTGCGSDFVLFRPGPTPGSRRPVWTSEPSRLSAEVLLADLNADGLLDLVAGQWGDEVIGAPLWIFQGQLGGFAPAPSFKTDGGPQGLAVAEGLAVSDTRNRATRDRPYAWRPPARGAVITLPDRRVASVVSVTIGGQIVPPNRWAFANGENWISLADPYEAGADIRIIYRASPVLDLIEATWNPQRGNLLYDSFLTPP; encoded by the coding sequence ATGGTTGAGCGTGCCCTCTCGGGGGTGCTCGCAGCCGGGATCCTGACCATGGTTGCAGGTTGCGCCGCGGGCCCCGGCCCACGCGCGCACACCGCGGAGCCGATTTCCGATGTCTACCGCCCGTTGCCCTCGTTCGAATCGGCCATGGATGGCTCGTTCGCGACCGGCGTGGCTTTTGCCGACCTCGATGGAGACGGCCTCCCCGACATGATTGTCGGCAATGGCAACGATATGAGCCCCCAGCCGCTCATGGTTTATTACAACCATTGCTCGGCCCAGCAGACCTCGTGCTTCAACCATTATCCCGATTGGTACTCGGACGATATCGACTATCTGGGCGCCGTGGCGCTCGGGGACATCGACCACGACGGGCGCCTCGACGTTGCCGTCTCCGTGACGATGGATAAGCGCCGCCTCACCCGCGGCGGCGGCATCAAAATTTACATGAATCAGGGAGGGCGGCTCGAGAGCCTCCCGTCCCAGCGCATCGCCGAGGGGTATGGCACGTTCGACAACGCCCTCGCCGACGTCAACGCCGATGGGCTGCTCGATCTCGTGGTGCCCGGCTTCAACCTCCCGGCAACCGAGCCGGTGCAGAAGGGGCCGCACGCCGTCCGCCGCTCCTTTGCGCGGGTCGAGCGCGAGCCCACGCGCATCTATTTGAACGAAGGCGGAAAGCTGCACGGCACCAGCGATTGGAAGAGCGAAAACCGCGTGTTCGGTCTCGGGGTGGTCGCCGCCGATCTCGATCAGGATGGCTGGATGGACTTCGCCATCGCCGGCGAGGCGGCCTTCGTGTACCGCGGGGGACCGCCGCGCGGGAACGCCATTCCCATCGACCGGAAGCCCTCCTGGGTCTCCGAGCAAACGCGCGCGCCCGTCACCTTCGTCGACGCGGGGCGCATCGGCATCGGCCCCGGGCTCACCCTCGCGGCCGCGCGCGGCTGCTTCCCCGGCGATACGGGGTGCGGCAGCGACTTCGTGCTCTTTCGTCCGGGGCCCACGCCGGGCAGCCGCCGCCCCGTGTGGACCTCCGAGCCCTCGCGCCTCAGCGCCGAGGTGCTGCTCGCGGATTTGAACGCCGACGGCCTGCTCGATTTGGTCGCTGGCCAGTGGGGCGACGAGGTGATCGGCGCGCCGCTTTGGATCTTTCAAGGGCAGCTCGGCGGCTTTGCCCCCGCGCCCAGCTTCAAGACCGACGGCGGCCCGCAAGGGCTCGCGGTCGCCGAGGGGCTGGCGGTGAGCGACACGCGAAACCGCGCCACGCGCGATCGCCCGTACGCGTGGCGTCCGCCCGCGCGCGGCGCCGTCATCACCCTGCCGGATCGGCGCGTGGCGTCGGTCGTTTCGGTGACGATTGGGGGACAAATCGTGCCGCCGAACCGCTGGGCGTTCGCCAATGGCGAGAATTGGATTTCGCTCGCGGACCCTTATGAAGCGGGCGCCGACATTCGCATCATTTACCGCGCTTCGCCCGTGCTCGATCTCATCGAGGCGACCTGGAATCCGCAGCGCGGAAACCTCCTTTACGATAGCTTCCTCACGCCCCCCTAG
- a CDS encoding nuclear transport factor 2 family protein: MSHDVSEVVRKIFDVYRTGDEEALDDLLSDDFRFTSPRDDRIDKATYFERCWSNRDKIRSHRIENLVVDGSAAFVRYQCELTTGAKFHNTEYIRVEDGRIKEVEVYFGASL, from the coding sequence ATGAGCCACGACGTTTCCGAGGTGGTCCGCAAAATTTTCGATGTGTATCGGACGGGGGACGAGGAGGCGCTCGACGATCTGCTCAGCGACGATTTTCGATTTACGAGCCCGCGCGACGACCGCATCGACAAGGCCACGTACTTCGAGCGGTGTTGGTCCAATCGCGACAAGATTCGCTCCCATCGGATCGAAAACCTCGTGGTCGACGGGAGCGCGGCCTTCGTTCGCTACCAATGCGAGCTGACGACGGGCGCGAAGTTTCACAATACCGAATACATCCGCGTCGAGGACGGGCGGATCAAGGAGGTCGAAGTTTACTTTGGCGCGTCGCTCTGA